The following nucleotide sequence is from Zingiber officinale cultivar Zhangliang chromosome 10A, Zo_v1.1, whole genome shotgun sequence.
TCAAAGCACGAGCACTgttgaaaatatatatatgtatgtcatTAACTAATTCTCATCAAGTTAATTAAACACTCATCAATAGTCATCATTACAAATCAGTTGAAGATTATGGAGGAGAAATTGAAGAATGAACAATTAGCCAACCCAGCCGTGTTAGAGATTAATTAGAATTATTGTCCTCTCGATCCACACACTTCAATCAGCACTGGATCCCCAGCTTAATTACCTATTAATTTAACAGAACAAATAAAACAATTAATCAATAACAAAAATTGAGCATAATTAATTAATCGTTAACAGATGTCAAGTTTGAATAGTTATAATGATTAATTACTCAATCTAGCATTTATAGCATATCTACTTTAAACCTGATTTAACTAATTGAATACGCTGTACCATGTactaattttagaaaatacagaaacttTGGTGTAATTTCAACACAAATTGAATTGGAATATAAATTTATTGTTGAAGAAATTTAATGAGATGTTAACATGTCATTATTATGCCATGTGAAAATTAATCTACTTATAATAATTAGCTAAGATTTTGGTCCTAAAATTTTGTGATAGATTTATTATACGATTGAACGTATCTGATATATTTAATTTGTTACAGGTGTTCTTTAATGCTAAAATTATTGTAGATTAGATTTCGTAATTAATTGAGATTATAAAAATATACCTGGATTAGATAATCCTCTAAGGTAGCGTGCCAAATTGCGGCATGTCGACGCTCCATGCCGGCCACGGACTTCCTCCCCAAATCCCACCGTTGCTGCCGTCGCCGTCGTGGGCTGATGTGGCGGCTGCGGTGGTAGCGGGCATGGCCATGGCATAATTGGAAGGCTCCACGAGCCACGCCGCAGTGCCGGCGCTGCCGCAGACCTTGGCGGCCGTCGAACTGTTCCCCAGCTCCAAAACCTCGTCGTCGAGAGACGACATGGCGCCCAACGGCGCCGGAGTCGAAAGCGCCGAAGACGACGTCGCGTCCTTGAAAAACACGGCGAGCCTCTGCCTCTGCAGCCTCCAATGAAGGTCTTGGTTGATGGAGCTCAACGACTCGATCGACGAGGCGATGCTGCTGCTCGCAATCCCATGGCCGGCGGCGCCTACGAAGCGAGAAGAGGTAGAAGAAGAGAAACCTCCTTCGTCGCCGTAGACGCAGACGGAAGAGGAGGTCGGGAAATTGCTAAATCCCAAAACAGGAGCGGCGCCGGGCGGCGAGAAGGGCAGGGAGGCGATGAAGTCGAGGCCGCCGGAGGCTCCACCGGGGTAGTGCCGCTGGGACACCAGAGCCGCGGAGGCAGAGGACCTGGACGAGCGCTTGTTCTTGCGGCAGCCGCCTCCCACGGGGACGTTGCGGAGGGCGCCGCCCTTGGTCCAGTAGCGGCGGCAGGTCTTGCAGTAGTGGCGCGGCTGGGAGAGGCTGTAGTTGTTGTAGTAGCAGAACTTGGTGTTGGGGGAGTCACAGCGGGGGCACTTGAGACCCTGCTCCGGCGGCACGGCGCCGCCTCCCGCGGCGTTAGACAACTCGTCGGTCATCACCGATCCAAGTAGTGATGAATATGGAGCAGTGGATGGAGTAGCTAGCTAGTCAATATATATGGTGTTGGCTTTCCTGCGGCGGAGGGAAGGAGAGCAGGTTCATGGCACGCTGCTCATAGGTTTCATGCACGGGATGGAGATTGACAGGTAACTAAAGAGACGTTGGATTGAAGCCTGTGATCGTCATCAAGTGGTGGAAGAACCAGTTGACGGACATGTATTAATttgtgttcttgtgtgtttgttTGAGATGATGCAATATATATTATACATGATGGGAGGGAATATGTATGCATGGTTCATGGTTGCACAGAAAAGTGCAAGAATTAAAGGTACCATGAAATAGGGAAAGGAAGATGAATAGCCACGATTCTTGATTCCCACTGACACAAGAGCTCTATATACATGTAGCCTGCTGACTATATATAGTatgtataaattaattaaatatatgtgATCAATTCATTGCTCTGCTACGCACGTACGTACGTACATCAAGTAATTAACTGGAACATTGTTaggagtaatatatatatatacatatccaACAACACTAGCTATTAGCTAATCAACGCAAGAGTTCAGTCGTCCAATTAAGCTTAATTTACACGTAGAATGCCCAAAATTTCACAACggatgaaattataattaatcggTATTAATTAGTACTTGATAACTAATACAACAGGGCATGCAGTAACTCCAATATGATACAATATGCAGCAGGCAGGGCGAGTGTACTGCGCAGTAATCATGAAGCAGCACATCATGGACAAGTCTTAATTGGCTTGGCATGCACCTCCAATGATATGTTGGTAGATGAGAACACATCGACCAGCTCCCTCCCTGACTAATTAATGCGCTTGATATATCGCAGCTTATGCATGCATACGATCGTATGTGTCTGGAATGCTCAGAGTACGGCTCTTCTTCTGCGTCTCCGATACAGAATTGTCACTGTGAtatatgtacatcaaactactgTATCGTCTCTTACATTAATGCATATGGCGCCAATTCATTGAAACTGCAAATGCTGTTCATATCAAGTAGATCTGCTTGCTTGCATATACGACATATAGTTAATTGTTATGGAGGCCTCTCCGTGATCAGTACGAGTCACAGCTGGTGCATCTGCATTACTGCGTGCGTTGGAGGGGGAGGTGTAGGCGAGGGTGAGGTTGGGGGCAAGCAGAGACGACAAAGGAAATCCAGCCCGTGAACAAGCTCGCTGGATCAGCGACCGGAATCCCGTGATCCATAAACTTATTAATTAATATACatcttccatatatatatatatatatatatatatatatatatatatatatatatatatatataaatatttagcTACCTTAATTCTTCcttgagtatatatatatatatatatatgtgattgTTGGTCCAACAACCTCAGCTACGTACGCAGTCACCTGCTGTGTCTCGTGCCTTCTCCCTCCAGCCAGTACTGCTTCCAACTGATCAAACCCGTTGTTGTCACGCTTCTCGCTAGCGATGCCAGATATTGCTCAAAAAGAACCTTCCGCATTCATTTAAGCCTGTGACTGTGAGGAACCAATTTCAGACTGGAATTATTTTGAATTAGTAAGAGAACTTTGATCGGACTGGAATTATTTGGTCAAGGCATCCACATAACTGGAGACGGAAAGCAATAGAATCGATGTATATCATTTACCGCCGGTCAATGCTTTTATGGGTATTCATTGAGTGATCTTGTAGATGAATGAATATGGTAATTGAGTTAAATAGTTTTTGGTCCCTTTCGGGAAGTACATACTTCGAAATTAATAGAGCTAGTTgtagtttttttaataaaaaatgattGCATTcccttgaaaataaaaaaatagaatattattCTGTGAAAATTATGAAGGAAGTTGGTTGAGGATGTGGCTCCTTTATTGATCATGTGAAAACTCTACTCCGATCTATAATATATAAGAAATGTCAGTGACGGATTAGGGAAGAGGTCCCCGACATTGACCCTCCAACACTTAAGTCAGTCATCAGAATAGTAGAAGAATGCGGAGCAACGTATTAACAGTGAAAGCACAAGCGTGAATAATGAATAGCGCATACCTTCGCTGGTACATAGACCTCCTTTATATAGTGCTACAGTAGGCAACATGCACGCTCTCAAAGGTGCGGGCACGTTTTTCTAACATCTTATGAAAAGACATGTTAGAAAAGTGTCtctaacaccataccttaacagggaaTGCAAATCCTTAATAAGATAGTAGAAGTTTCCGTCATACAATTTGTCTATAGACCATGCCTTGTTGTCAGCGGCATTACCTTCCAGAGGGATATAAAGATATATGGGAGGGTCCCACTATTTGGCCGAGCGAAGTAACCGCTCTGTCGGGATTCCCCTCCCGGTCGACCTCGACTGCTTTTCTTCATAATAACTCAGTTTCAACAAATTGTTTCTAGTCCGACTGGACACGAGCTCCGATCGACCTGACACTCGCTTAGTTAATTGCGAACATCTAATATTCTGGTTGTATTGATCTCGTTCGGACGAGCAATCTGCCCCCATTAACCTGCTAGCCAATCAGACACTTCTAGACCGATTGGTAGTTGACGTTGAATACAACTCGACCCACTTTTGGTGAACCCGTTGGACCTCTGGCTTTGACTTTCCTGACTTTAACCTTCATGTTGACTGCTATCTTCACCCTTGACCCATGCTCAGTGGGCCCCCTTTTATTGCAGCATCCTAAGGATTCCCCTCAAGTCTAttcgaaggaggttgtaagtctgATTGACTGGATGAGCAGTGTCTTCAGTGACATCCCCGTGATACGACATTCTCTGTTATAGGGCTGCTAATCTGCTCACATCATCTTCATAGTCATCGTTCTACCTTGCTGACTTGAGTTTAGAGCCGTCACTTAGCTATTCCGAATGTTAACAATGTCTCAGCTCGACTGCTTCTCAGTCAAGGATCCTTGCTGGTCGGGATAGTTGGCGACGACACTTAGTTAATTTTCCACTTCTTGCCGCCTCCTCGGACAAA
It contains:
- the LOC122026477 gene encoding uncharacterized protein LOC122026477; translation: MTDELSNAAGGGAVPPEQGLKCPRCDSPNTKFCYYNNYSLSQPRHYCKTCRRYWTKGGALRNVPVGGGCRKNKRSSRRFLFFYLFSLRRRRRPWDCEQQHRLVDRVVELHQPRPSLEAAEAEARRVFQGRDVVFGAFDSGAVGRHVVSRRRGFGAGEQFDGRQGLRQRRHCGVARGAFQLCHGHARYHRSRHISPRRRRQQRWDLGRKSVAGMERRHAAIWHATLEDYLIQVIKLGIQC